From a single Pyxidicoccus xibeiensis genomic region:
- a CDS encoding DUF4123 domain-containing protein, whose product MEHALKMMRAEAEPLFAVLDAARERRVLKLLQGAGEQYESLYEGPESKELAEVAPYLVRLPGDSELLAQLVHRGWGKSWGLFLTSRLPFKETRRHLRKFLMVQDATTKRQLYFRFYDPRVLRMFLPTCSVEQRTEFLGALETVLVEGEKGEVLRFKAPR is encoded by the coding sequence GTGGAGCATGCCCTCAAGATGATGCGGGCGGAAGCCGAGCCGCTCTTCGCGGTGCTCGATGCGGCCCGGGAGCGCCGGGTTCTGAAGCTTCTTCAGGGGGCGGGGGAGCAATATGAGTCTCTCTACGAGGGCCCGGAGAGCAAGGAACTGGCGGAGGTGGCACCCTACCTGGTGCGCCTGCCCGGTGACTCGGAGCTGCTAGCGCAGCTCGTACACCGGGGGTGGGGAAAGAGCTGGGGCCTCTTCCTCACCTCACGACTGCCGTTCAAGGAGACGCGGCGGCACCTGCGCAAGTTCCTCATGGTGCAGGACGCAACCACGAAAAGGCAGCTCTACTTCCGGTTCTATGATCCGCGCGTCCTCCGGATGTTTCTCCCAACGTGTTCGGTGGAGCAACGGACCGAGTTCCTGGGGGCCCTGGAGACCGTCCTCGTGGAGGGAGAGAAGGGCGAGGTGCTGCGGTTCAAGGCGCCGAGGTGA
- a CDS encoding GNAT family N-acetyltransferase has protein sequence MSRQTSIREFDASDFEGVRQVLRETWAQCYAGLGLLESMYKLLEDEALTFLLPKAGEMPLLALVDAEPAGVLVTRRVRSIDFILALYIRPRFQRTGLGKALLAHPSCNGTKPPPQEAWVREASPGAIAFYRALGFAEVGRRCVALAPDPTAKVIVMQRRQTLLTSAP, from the coding sequence GTGAGCCGTCAGACCTCAATCCGGGAATTCGACGCCTCGGATTTTGAGGGGGTCCGCCAGGTCCTGCGTGAAACCTGGGCCCAGTGCTACGCGGGACTTGGGCTGCTCGAGTCGATGTACAAGCTGCTCGAGGACGAAGCGCTGACGTTCCTCCTGCCGAAAGCCGGCGAGATGCCCCTGCTGGCCCTCGTCGATGCCGAGCCCGCGGGCGTCCTGGTTACGAGACGCGTGCGGAGTATCGACTTCATCCTGGCGCTGTACATCCGCCCCAGGTTCCAGCGAACGGGGCTTGGCAAGGCGCTTCTCGCCCATCCCTCCTGCAACGGTACGAAACCGCCTCCCCAGGAGGCCTGGGTCCGGGAAGCGAGTCCAGGGGCCATCGCCTTCTACCGTGCACTGGGTTTCGCGGAGGTCGGCCGGCGTTGCGTGGCGCTTGCCCCGGACCCGACCGCCAAGGTCATCGTCATGCAGCGGCGACAGACGCTCCTCACCTCGGCGCCTTGA
- a CDS encoding endonuclease MutS2, with product MTVQISQRTLEDLGFSEVLRALTQRCRTEPGRERVLARPFLDTPEQVAEAFALVAEARSLAQEQFSLPLGGVVDLRIAIGHAAKGGMLEPRQLIDAAQLLFAFARTREALDERRERVPRLMEIARRLPSLESMARRIDQCFEPDGEISDRASPELREARERARGLHRRIKSRLDELLHDESFLPKLRENYYTLRNGRYVVPVVSNFRSEVDGIVHNASQTGQTLFMEPQAMVGLGNDLAIAQSVVTEEERKVLQELSNLLGGESDRLLEGLSAVAELDEAESIAILSADLDASTPEFAGVTDLELRMLRHPRLVLRDMEVVANDVTLTGDARALVVSGPNAGGKTVTLTGVGLCSLMLRAGLPIPVAPGSRMPLYRSVHSTVGDAQDLAQGLSTFSAHVVMLRDIIAAAGAGSLVLIDEIAADTDPREGAAIAIAVLEDLMSKGVVVLVTTHLEELKALAHMDPRFLNARVGFDSKRMAPTYRLQMGASGQSSAIEMAARVGLPQAVCERARELSLNAGGPLTKALAAAEDERRKLGEELEKARAAAKEAETLRADLEKQKQQFERERRARMMQFNEDVHAASEHAAAEVRELLAKLRSEQNEKALSEARLQLQQRAEDAQKRALAAKAELFQVEAPGPANLKVGAWVHHSGLGRDVEILELADSHAVVSAGGALKMRVPTTELSGSRTRKPQQAKFPERQKQEAALKRAASAAPSEVEATHFRCDVRGMRADDALKEVETFLDGGMRSGEEAALIIHGHGTGALKQAIRDYLSASPYIRMYRPGESHEGGDGVTVVSLRA from the coding sequence ATGACCGTGCAGATATCTCAAAGGACGCTGGAAGACCTCGGCTTCTCGGAAGTGCTACGCGCGCTGACCCAGCGCTGCCGGACCGAGCCCGGAAGGGAACGGGTGCTTGCCCGCCCGTTCCTCGACACCCCGGAGCAGGTAGCGGAGGCGTTCGCGCTGGTCGCCGAGGCCCGCTCCCTCGCCCAGGAGCAGTTCTCCCTGCCGCTCGGCGGCGTGGTGGACCTGCGCATCGCCATCGGCCACGCGGCCAAGGGCGGCATGCTGGAGCCCCGCCAGCTCATCGACGCGGCGCAGCTCCTCTTCGCCTTCGCCCGGACCCGGGAAGCGCTGGACGAGCGGCGTGAGCGGGTCCCCCGGCTGATGGAGATTGCCCGCCGGCTGCCCTCGCTGGAGTCGATGGCCCGCCGCATCGACCAGTGTTTCGAGCCGGACGGTGAGATTTCAGACAGGGCCAGCCCGGAGCTGCGCGAGGCCCGCGAGCGGGCGCGTGGCCTGCACCGGCGCATCAAGTCGCGGCTGGACGAGCTGCTCCACGACGAGAGCTTCCTGCCCAAGCTGCGGGAGAACTACTACACCCTGCGCAACGGGCGGTACGTGGTGCCGGTGGTGTCCAACTTCCGCTCCGAGGTGGACGGCATCGTCCACAACGCCAGCCAGACGGGGCAGACGCTCTTCATGGAGCCGCAGGCCATGGTGGGCCTGGGCAACGACCTGGCCATTGCCCAGTCGGTGGTCACGGAGGAGGAGCGGAAGGTGCTCCAGGAGCTGAGCAACCTGCTCGGCGGCGAGTCGGACCGCCTCCTGGAGGGCCTGTCGGCGGTGGCGGAGCTGGACGAGGCGGAGTCCATCGCCATCCTCTCCGCGGACCTGGACGCCAGCACGCCCGAGTTCGCCGGGGTGACGGACCTGGAGCTGCGGATGCTGCGCCACCCGCGCCTGGTGCTCCGGGACATGGAGGTGGTGGCCAACGACGTGACGCTCACGGGAGACGCCCGGGCGCTCGTGGTGTCCGGCCCCAACGCGGGCGGCAAGACGGTGACGCTGACGGGCGTGGGCCTCTGCTCACTGATGCTTCGCGCCGGCCTGCCGATTCCGGTCGCCCCGGGCTCGCGGATGCCGCTGTACCGCTCGGTGCACTCCACCGTGGGTGACGCGCAGGACCTGGCGCAGGGCCTGTCCACGTTCAGCGCGCACGTCGTCATGCTGCGGGACATCATCGCGGCGGCCGGCGCGGGCTCGCTGGTGCTCATCGACGAGATTGCCGCGGACACCGACCCGCGCGAGGGCGCGGCCATCGCCATCGCGGTGCTGGAGGACCTGATGTCCAAGGGTGTGGTGGTGCTGGTCACCACGCACCTGGAGGAGCTCAAGGCCCTGGCGCACATGGACCCGCGCTTCCTCAACGCGCGGGTGGGCTTCGACTCGAAGCGGATGGCGCCCACGTACCGGCTGCAGATGGGCGCGTCGGGTCAGTCCTCCGCGATCGAGATGGCGGCCCGGGTGGGCCTGCCACAGGCGGTCTGCGAGCGCGCGCGGGAGCTGTCGCTCAATGCCGGCGGCCCGCTGACGAAGGCGCTGGCGGCGGCCGAGGACGAGCGCCGCAAGCTGGGCGAGGAGCTGGAGAAGGCCCGGGCGGCGGCGAAGGAAGCGGAGACGCTGCGGGCGGACCTCGAGAAGCAGAAGCAGCAGTTCGAGCGCGAGCGCCGCGCGCGGATGATGCAGTTCAACGAGGACGTGCACGCGGCCAGCGAGCACGCCGCGGCCGAGGTGCGTGAGCTGCTGGCGAAGCTGCGGTCCGAGCAGAACGAGAAGGCGCTGTCGGAGGCGCGGCTGCAGTTGCAGCAGCGGGCCGAGGACGCGCAGAAGCGGGCGCTGGCGGCGAAGGCGGAGCTGTTCCAGGTGGAAGCGCCGGGGCCGGCCAACCTCAAGGTGGGTGCCTGGGTGCACCACTCCGGGCTGGGCCGGGACGTGGAGATCCTGGAGTTGGCGGACTCGCACGCGGTGGTATCGGCGGGCGGGGCGCTGAAGATGCGGGTGCCCACGACGGAGCTGTCGGGCTCGCGCACGCGCAAGCCGCAGCAGGCGAAGTTCCCGGAGCGGCAGAAGCAGGAGGCAGCGCTGAAGCGCGCGGCCTCGGCGGCGCCCTCGGAGGTGGAGGCGACCCACTTCCGGTGCGACGTGCGCGGCATGCGCGCGGACGACGCGCTCAAGGAGGTGGAGACCTTCCTGGACGGTGGGATGCGCAGCGGCGAGGAGGCCGCGCTCATCATCCACGGCCACGGCACGGGGGCGCTGAAGCAGGCCATCCGTGACTATCTCTCCGCGTCGCCGTACATCCGCATGTACCGCCCCGGTGAGAGCCACGAAGGTGGTGACGGCGTCACGGTGGTGTCGCTGCGGGCGTAG
- a CDS encoding tetratricopeptide repeat protein — translation MKAFFVAAMMLAGATDAAEPSTLTAPPVSAAAPTSLPDALALEAAGDDAGALAAVEALVRSRPSWELPRLEAARLLLKMGGALEQAEAHLDVVSSMAPTNPRAWYLRGLLWEERGDTLQAVRAYEQAVQHRNSYEDARFRLGGLWATLGDWLKSELHYRYLARAKPEWVQVRLQLAEVLEKQERQLDAENELLAARSVQPDSPLVLRRLADFYERTGRPQLAQKIRKSMEPAPKRRMRDLKPSRR, via the coding sequence ATGAAGGCGTTCTTCGTGGCGGCCATGATGCTCGCGGGCGCGACTGACGCGGCGGAGCCGTCCACCCTGACGGCGCCCCCCGTGTCCGCCGCCGCGCCGACGTCCCTCCCGGACGCCCTGGCCCTGGAGGCCGCCGGCGACGATGCCGGCGCGCTCGCGGCCGTGGAGGCCCTGGTCCGCTCCCGGCCATCCTGGGAGCTGCCCCGCCTGGAGGCGGCCCGCCTCCTGTTGAAGATGGGCGGAGCCCTGGAGCAGGCCGAGGCCCACCTGGACGTCGTGTCCAGCATGGCCCCCACCAACCCCCGGGCCTGGTACCTGCGGGGCCTGCTCTGGGAGGAGCGGGGCGACACCCTCCAGGCCGTCCGGGCATATGAACAAGCGGTCCAGCACCGCAACTCCTACGAGGACGCCCGATTCCGGCTCGGCGGCCTGTGGGCCACCCTGGGGGACTGGCTCAAGTCGGAGCTGCACTACCGCTACCTCGCCCGTGCGAAGCCGGAGTGGGTGCAGGTGCGCCTGCAGCTGGCCGAGGTGCTGGAGAAGCAGGAGCGTCAGCTGGACGCGGAGAACGAGCTGCTGGCCGCGAGGAGCGTCCAGCCGGACAGCCCCCTGGTGCTCCGACGGCTGGCCGACTTCTACGAGCGCACGGGCCGGCCGCAGCTGGCCCAGAAGATCCGCAAGTCGATGGAGCCGGCGCCGAAGCGGCGCATGCGTGACCTCAAGCCTTCACGCCGCTGA
- a CDS encoding adenylate/guanylate cyclase domain-containing protein, whose product MKTANLAIVFTDIKGFTERTSRQTLEENQRLLQVHNALLAPLFKAFGGRIIKSIGDAFLVTFESPTQAVLSGIAIQDRLWHHNRNTPEEEQLHVRVAINVGEVRLEANDVFGEPVNIAARVEGLAEAGEVYFTEAVYLAMNKAEVPSKEVGAFELKGIPGKIRVFHVPRAPYRVEAPSAAAIAVAPGTETMPPFGNLALSRVPESSLGPPVDLSALGQRAAAGASVLGQRAAAGASVLGQRAAAGASALGQQARSAGGSLFSRLKEGLPPDLGARVLTRVRERRRVVVGLGLAVMVAGVAVVAFSGGAAMRAIQAVEDAPDGERHQRAREARALIQQEKDPGRNQYLQGRLAEATGNTGSALDHYARAVKADNGDAEDRIIDLLEHPKCGVRVAAVATVARLKLESAVGELEDLAEDGGPDDESGDGMLSFMKCNSKKVADDALKKFKD is encoded by the coding sequence TTGAAGACCGCCAACCTCGCCATCGTCTTCACCGACATCAAGGGCTTCACGGAGCGGACCAGCCGGCAGACGCTGGAGGAGAACCAGCGCCTGCTGCAGGTCCACAACGCCCTGCTGGCGCCCCTCTTCAAGGCGTTTGGCGGCCGCATCATCAAGTCCATCGGCGACGCCTTCCTCGTCACCTTCGAGTCGCCCACCCAGGCGGTGCTCAGCGGCATCGCCATCCAGGACCGGCTGTGGCACCACAACCGCAACACCCCCGAGGAGGAGCAGCTCCACGTGCGGGTGGCCATCAACGTGGGCGAGGTGCGGCTGGAGGCCAACGACGTCTTCGGTGAGCCCGTCAACATCGCCGCCCGCGTGGAGGGGCTCGCCGAGGCCGGCGAGGTGTACTTCACCGAGGCCGTCTATCTGGCGATGAACAAGGCGGAGGTGCCCTCGAAGGAGGTGGGCGCCTTCGAGCTGAAGGGCATCCCCGGGAAGATTCGCGTCTTCCACGTGCCCCGCGCGCCGTACCGCGTGGAGGCGCCCTCGGCCGCCGCCATCGCCGTGGCGCCGGGCACCGAGACGATGCCGCCCTTCGGAAACCTGGCCCTGTCCCGCGTCCCCGAGTCGTCGCTGGGGCCGCCGGTGGACCTGTCCGCCCTCGGCCAGCGCGCGGCGGCGGGGGCCTCGGTGCTGGGGCAGCGGGCGGCGGCCGGCGCTTCGGTGCTGGGCCAGCGCGCGGCGGCGGGAGCTTCCGCGCTGGGGCAGCAGGCGCGGTCGGCGGGCGGTTCCTTGTTCTCGAGGCTGAAGGAAGGGCTGCCCCCGGACCTGGGCGCGCGCGTGCTGACGCGGGTCCGCGAGCGCCGGCGCGTCGTCGTGGGGCTGGGCCTGGCCGTGATGGTGGCGGGCGTGGCCGTGGTCGCCTTCAGCGGAGGCGCGGCGATGCGGGCCATCCAGGCGGTGGAGGACGCCCCGGATGGGGAGCGGCACCAGCGGGCCCGGGAGGCGAGGGCGCTCATCCAGCAGGAGAAGGACCCGGGCCGCAACCAGTACCTCCAGGGCCGGCTGGCGGAGGCGACGGGGAACACGGGGAGCGCGCTGGACCACTACGCCCGCGCGGTGAAGGCGGACAATGGCGACGCCGAGGACCGCATCATCGACCTGCTGGAGCACCCGAAGTGTGGGGTCCGCGTCGCGGCGGTGGCCACCGTCGCGCGGCTGAAGCTGGAGAGCGCGGTGGGGGAGCTGGAGGACCTCGCCGAGGACGGCGGTCCGGACGACGAGTCGGGCGACGGGATGCTCAGCTTCATGAAGTGCAATTCGAAGAAGGTCGCGGACGACGCGCTCAAGAAGTTCAAGGACTGA
- a CDS encoding exo-beta-N-acetylmuramidase NamZ family protein has product MTKVKTGLDVWVEQGFSALKGKRVGAIVNPTSVDSRFHHLADLLAGSAGGAKLAALFGPEHGVRGEAQYMVAVGEARDRRTGVPVHSLYGSTFESLSPRQEWLQGLDALVFDIQDVGSRYYTYVYTMALAMKAAAKARVPFYVLDRPNPLNGVAMEGNLVGEGFRSFVGLYALPNRHGMTAGELARLFNTQEGFGCELTVVPCEGWRRGQFWSETGLPFISPSPNMPTPDTALVYPGMCLGEGTNVSEGRGTCRPFEQFGAPWVDTDALLARLAKEDLPGVAFRAVGFTPTFDKYQGESCNGAFIHVTDRQAFLPLRTGIAIFQALHDIGPGKFGWRADAYEFVEDVPAFDLLCGTDQVRRGIEAGWPLDRLVEGFSAQSEAFAKQRASYLLYA; this is encoded by the coding sequence GTGACGAAGGTGAAGACGGGACTGGACGTTTGGGTGGAGCAGGGCTTCTCCGCGCTGAAGGGGAAGCGCGTGGGCGCCATCGTCAACCCCACCAGCGTGGACTCGCGCTTCCACCACCTGGCGGACCTGCTGGCTGGCTCCGCCGGGGGCGCGAAGCTGGCGGCGCTCTTCGGGCCGGAGCACGGCGTGCGCGGCGAGGCGCAGTACATGGTCGCCGTGGGCGAGGCCCGCGACAGGCGCACCGGCGTGCCCGTGCACAGCCTCTACGGCTCCACCTTCGAGTCGCTGTCCCCCCGCCAGGAGTGGCTGCAGGGGCTGGACGCGCTCGTCTTCGACATCCAGGACGTGGGCAGCCGGTACTACACCTACGTCTACACCATGGCGCTGGCCATGAAGGCCGCGGCCAAGGCGCGCGTGCCCTTCTACGTGCTGGACCGGCCCAACCCCCTCAATGGCGTGGCGATGGAGGGCAACCTGGTGGGAGAGGGTTTTCGCTCCTTCGTCGGGCTCTACGCGCTGCCCAACCGCCACGGCATGACGGCGGGGGAGCTGGCCCGGCTCTTCAATACCCAGGAGGGCTTCGGCTGCGAGCTGACGGTGGTGCCGTGTGAGGGCTGGCGCCGTGGCCAGTTCTGGTCGGAGACGGGGCTGCCCTTCATCTCGCCGTCGCCCAACATGCCCACGCCGGACACCGCGCTGGTGTACCCGGGCATGTGCCTGGGGGAGGGGACCAACGTCTCCGAGGGCCGTGGCACCTGCCGCCCGTTCGAGCAGTTCGGCGCGCCGTGGGTGGACACGGACGCGCTGCTGGCGCGGCTGGCCAAGGAGGACCTGCCGGGCGTGGCCTTCCGCGCGGTGGGCTTCACCCCGACGTTCGACAAGTACCAGGGCGAGTCCTGCAACGGCGCCTTCATCCACGTGACGGACCGGCAGGCCTTCCTGCCGCTGCGCACGGGCATCGCCATCTTCCAGGCGCTGCACGACATCGGTCCGGGGAAGTTCGGCTGGCGCGCGGACGCGTACGAGTTCGTCGAGGACGTGCCCGCGTTCGACCTGCTGTGCGGCACGGACCAGGTGCGCCGCGGCATCGAGGCGGGGTGGCCTTTGGACCGGCTGGTGGAGGGGTTCTCCGCCCAGTCCGAGGCCTTCGCGAAGCAAAGGGCCTCCTACCTGCTGTACGCTTGA
- the nadD gene encoding nicotinate (nicotinamide) nucleotide adenylyltransferase: MQVALLGGSFNPPHVGHLMAATYVHATQGVDEVWLMPSWQHPFGKQMEAFEHRVAMCEALCAESSGWLKTSLIEREPGLTGRTVDTLSLLVKRYPEVRWSLIIGSDILKDLPHWKDFDRIREMARVLVLYRAGYPAPDTIGPPLSEVSSTLVRDLLAKGVEPSELVPSGAIAYARARGLYGLGTRR; the protein is encoded by the coding sequence TTGCAGGTCGCGCTCCTCGGAGGCTCGTTCAACCCTCCCCACGTGGGACACCTGATGGCCGCCACGTACGTGCACGCCACCCAGGGCGTGGACGAGGTGTGGCTGATGCCGTCCTGGCAGCACCCGTTCGGCAAGCAGATGGAGGCCTTCGAGCATCGCGTGGCGATGTGCGAGGCGCTCTGCGCGGAGTCGTCGGGCTGGCTGAAGACGAGCCTGATTGAGCGCGAGCCGGGGCTCACCGGGCGGACGGTGGACACGCTGTCGCTGCTGGTGAAGCGCTACCCGGAGGTCCGCTGGTCGCTCATCATCGGCAGCGACATCCTCAAGGACCTGCCGCACTGGAAGGACTTCGACCGCATCCGGGAGATGGCGCGCGTGCTGGTGCTCTACCGCGCGGGCTACCCGGCGCCGGACACGATTGGACCTCCGCTGTCGGAGGTGTCTTCCACGCTGGTGAGAGACCTGCTCGCCAAGGGCGTGGAGCCCTCGGAGCTGGTGCCTTCGGGGGCCATTGCCTACGCGCGGGCGCGCGGGCTGTACGGGCTGGGGACGCGCCGCTAG
- a CDS encoding DUF2520 domain-containing protein: protein MESKRRTAARSARRPPVVIVGAGRLGGALGLALRAKRWPVSLHSRGAEGRQRAKALGLKHATPADLRRARVVILCVPDAAVPSVATELSATLPRTAALVHTAGALSLDALGPEQKGRARGSFHPLCAVSSPRDSLVGHTAAVSTRSRALRDVLRRMAADVGLSVIDVPEAHRAAYHAGAVMSAGGLVALADAAVAALGVAGISPDAALAALLPLMRSALRGLEARGPSGGLTGPIVRGDAGVVAAHLGALPEDVAPLYRLLSRRALRLAGERLSPESRAALERLLLRS, encoded by the coding sequence GTGGAATCAAAGCGCCGGACTGCCGCCCGCTCCGCCCGGCGCCCGCCCGTCGTCATCGTGGGAGCGGGCCGGCTCGGTGGAGCGCTCGGGCTCGCCCTGCGCGCGAAGCGGTGGCCGGTGTCTCTCCACTCACGCGGAGCCGAGGGACGGCAGCGGGCCAAGGCCCTGGGACTGAAGCACGCCACCCCGGCGGACCTGCGGCGCGCGCGCGTCGTCATCCTCTGCGTCCCGGACGCGGCGGTGCCGTCGGTGGCCACGGAGCTGTCCGCCACCCTCCCCCGCACGGCCGCGCTGGTCCACACCGCGGGCGCGCTGTCGCTCGACGCGCTGGGCCCGGAGCAGAAGGGCCGTGCCCGGGGCTCCTTCCATCCGCTCTGCGCGGTGTCTTCACCCCGGGACTCGCTCGTCGGACACACGGCGGCGGTGAGCACCCGCTCCCGCGCGCTGCGGGACGTGCTGCGCCGCATGGCCGCGGACGTGGGGCTGAGCGTCATCGACGTGCCCGAGGCGCACCGCGCGGCCTACCACGCGGGCGCGGTGATGAGCGCGGGCGGGCTGGTGGCGCTGGCGGACGCGGCGGTGGCCGCGCTGGGAGTGGCGGGCATCTCCCCCGACGCGGCGCTGGCGGCCCTGCTGCCGCTGATGCGCTCGGCGCTGCGGGGGCTGGAGGCCCGGGGACCTTCGGGCGGGCTCACCGGTCCCATCGTCCGGGGGGACGCGGGCGTGGTGGCGGCACACCTGGGGGCGCTCCCGGAGGACGTCGCCCCGCTCTACCGGTTGCTGTCGCGGCGCGCGCTGCGGCTGGCCGGAGAACGGCTCAGCCCCGAGTCACGCGCCGCGCTGGAACGGCTGCTGCTCAGGTCGTGA
- a CDS encoding AAA family ATPase, with protein sequence MVDSTDLAQVLHEANDIAKSVVQKVTSAHVLLALFTVENRAQLLLKERGVDEDGLLQLLTSAPAEPDGLVRELREKAREIATSLGSGEADCLHLLIAVTRVRCAAHELLLQAGQDLATLRTTAMAYFTSGRMPRFLQTGRAHALGSRPPVSRPVGAPPSPLPASTVAVSMPRSMPGAPPAPLPSRPSRPTPALSPRDLIDVDEPEALDDVPVAPPAPPMARAVPPAPLPLSTPASRPVVPPAPASPLSQAQAPARGVSVVLDPKVYPLLTSLGRNLSEAARDGKLDPVVGRAREVEEVIDILGKRRTNNPCLLGEPGVGKTAVVEGVAQRLLGLRGTLAEKVLVELDMASLVAGTQLRGSFSEKLNALKEEVRRAEGRVVVFIDEIHTLVGAGSTGEGPQDAANELKTAMARGEFPCIGATTHDEYRKFISADPALERRFTAVVVNEPSVPETVEILQGIIGRYEEHHALRYLPEALEAAASLASRYVTDRFMPDKAISVVDLAGSRCHREGREVVEAADVARVVAKLAGVPEERLLMNDSARLLRLEQDLSERVIGHTDAVARIARVIRRNYAGFASRRPMGSFLFLGPTGVGKTEMARALAEVLFGNRDALVRLDMSEMAEAHGVSRLIGSPAGYVGFGEGGQLTEPVRRRPSSVVVLDEIEKAHREVQMLLLQVLEEGRLTDGKGRHIDFSNTVIVMTTNLGAEAFSRTGRPVGFGADAAGPASAMDQASSVARKALPPELWNRIDERLPFRPLEEVEVARIATLLLEQSSKRLATERGIQYVAGEDVVGHLLKSGGFDPQLGARPMRQMVQRLVEAPLAERILAGEFATGDRVRIEVQAGQLQFQRER encoded by the coding sequence ATGGTCGATAGCACGGATCTCGCGCAGGTCCTCCACGAGGCGAATGACATCGCGAAGAGCGTGGTCCAGAAGGTCACCTCGGCGCATGTGCTGCTGGCCCTCTTCACGGTGGAGAACCGGGCCCAGCTCCTCCTCAAGGAGCGGGGCGTGGACGAGGACGGCCTCCTCCAGCTGCTGACGTCGGCCCCGGCCGAGCCGGACGGGCTGGTGCGGGAGCTGCGCGAGAAGGCCCGGGAGATTGCCACCAGCCTCGGCTCCGGGGAGGCGGACTGCCTGCACCTGCTCATCGCGGTGACGCGGGTGCGCTGCGCGGCGCACGAGCTGCTCCTCCAGGCCGGCCAGGACCTGGCGACGCTGCGGACGACGGCCATGGCCTACTTCACCAGTGGGCGGATGCCGCGCTTCCTCCAGACGGGCCGCGCGCACGCGCTGGGCTCCCGCCCCCCGGTGAGCCGCCCCGTGGGCGCCCCGCCCTCGCCCCTGCCCGCCTCCACGGTGGCGGTGAGCATGCCGCGCTCCATGCCCGGCGCGCCTCCCGCTCCCCTGCCCTCGCGCCCGTCGCGTCCCACGCCGGCGCTGTCGCCCCGGGACCTCATCGACGTGGATGAGCCGGAGGCCCTGGACGACGTGCCCGTCGCGCCGCCCGCCCCGCCCATGGCCCGGGCGGTGCCGCCGGCACCGCTGCCGCTGTCCACTCCAGCCTCGCGCCCGGTGGTGCCGCCGGCTCCGGCGTCTCCTCTTTCCCAGGCTCAGGCCCCGGCGCGTGGCGTGTCGGTGGTGCTGGACCCCAAGGTGTACCCGCTGCTCACCTCGCTGGGCCGCAACCTCAGCGAGGCGGCCCGCGACGGGAAGCTGGACCCGGTGGTGGGCCGCGCGCGGGAGGTCGAGGAGGTCATCGACATCCTGGGCAAGCGCCGCACCAACAACCCCTGCCTGCTGGGTGAGCCCGGGGTGGGCAAGACGGCGGTGGTGGAGGGCGTGGCGCAGCGGCTGCTGGGCCTGCGCGGCACGCTGGCGGAGAAGGTGCTGGTGGAGCTGGACATGGCCTCGCTGGTGGCCGGCACGCAGCTGCGGGGCTCGTTCTCCGAGAAGCTCAATGCGCTGAAGGAAGAGGTCCGCCGCGCCGAAGGCCGGGTGGTGGTCTTCATCGACGAAATCCACACCCTGGTGGGCGCGGGCTCCACGGGCGAGGGCCCGCAGGACGCGGCCAACGAGCTGAAGACGGCCATGGCGCGGGGCGAGTTCCCCTGCATCGGCGCCACCACGCACGACGAGTACCGCAAGTTCATCAGCGCGGACCCGGCGCTGGAGCGGCGCTTCACGGCGGTGGTGGTGAACGAGCCGTCGGTGCCGGAGACGGTGGAAATCCTCCAGGGCATCATCGGCCGCTACGAGGAGCACCACGCGCTGCGCTACCTGCCGGAGGCGCTGGAGGCAGCCGCGTCGCTGGCCAGCCGCTACGTGACGGACCGGTTCATGCCGGACAAGGCCATCTCCGTGGTGGACCTGGCGGGCAGCCGGTGCCACCGCGAGGGCCGCGAGGTGGTGGAGGCGGCGGACGTGGCGCGGGTGGTGGCGAAGCTGGCGGGCGTGCCCGAGGAGCGGCTGTTGATGAACGACTCGGCGCGCCTGCTCCGGCTGGAGCAGGACCTGTCCGAGCGCGTCATCGGCCACACGGACGCGGTGGCGCGGATTGCGCGGGTCATCCGGCGCAACTACGCGGGCTTCGCGTCGCGGCGGCCCATGGGCAGCTTCCTCTTCCTGGGCCCCACGGGCGTGGGCAAGACGGAGATGGCGCGGGCGCTGGCGGAGGTACTGTTCGGCAACCGGGACGCGCTGGTGCGGCTGGACATGAGCGAGATGGCCGAGGCGCATGGCGTGTCGCGCCTCATCGGCTCGCCCGCGGGCTACGTGGGCTTCGGCGAGGGCGGCCAGCTCACGGAGCCGGTGCGCCGCCGGCCGTCCTCCGTCGTCGTGCTGGACGAAATCGAGAAGGCGCACCGAGAGGTGCAGATGCTGCTGCTCCAGGTGCTGGAGGAGGGGCGGCTGACGGACGGCAAGGGCCGGCACATCGACTTCTCCAACACGGTCATCGTGATGACGACCAACCTGGGCGCGGAGGCGTTCTCCCGCACGGGCCGGCCGGTGGGCTTCGGCGCGGACGCTGCGGGCCCGGCGAGCGCCATGGACCAGGCGTCCTCCGTCGCGCGCAAGGCGCTGCCGCCGGAGCTGTGGAACCGCATCGACGAGCGGCTCCCCTTCCGCCCGCTGGAAGAGGTGGAGGTGGCGCGCATCGCCACTCTGCTGCTGGAGCAGAGCAGCAAGCGGCTGGCGACGGAGCGCGGCATCCAGTACGTCGCGGGCGAGGACGTGGTGGGCCACCTGCTGAAGTCCGGTGGGTTCGACCCGCAGCTCGGCGCGCGGCCCATGCGGCAGATGGTGCAGCGGCTGGTGGAGGCCCCGCTGGCGGAGCGCATCCTCGCCGGTGAGTTCGCCACCGGAGACAGGGTGCGCATCGAGGTCCAGGCCGGTCAGCTCCAGTTCCAGCGGGAGCGATGA